From one Rhizobium sp. CIAT894 genomic stretch:
- a CDS encoding D-amino-acid transaminase, with amino-acid sequence MPRIAYVNGRYVKHSDASVHIEDRGYQFADGVYEVCEVRHGYIVDLTRHLNRLDRSLGELAIAWPMSRAALTQVIRQTLRRNHVRNGLFYMQVTRGVARRDHVFPAVGTSPSLVITAKSTDPKIIAAKNANGIRAITVTDNRWDRVDIKSVGLLPNAMARQQAKEAGAQEAIYVDGDGMVKEGAATNIWIVDSEGMLVTRPAEHGILRGITRTTLIDVAAKLGLKIAERNFSVSEMLAAREVFLTAATSICFPVVSVDGQAIANGHPGSVSQKIREAFFDVAEKIAI; translated from the coding sequence ATGCCGAGAATTGCCTATGTGAACGGCCGTTACGTCAAGCATTCCGATGCGAGCGTCCATATCGAGGATCGCGGTTACCAGTTCGCCGACGGCGTCTATGAGGTCTGCGAGGTCCGCCACGGCTATATCGTCGATCTCACCCGCCATCTGAACCGCCTCGACCGTTCGCTCGGTGAACTCGCCATCGCTTGGCCGATGAGCCGGGCGGCGCTGACGCAGGTCATTCGCCAGACGTTGCGCCGCAACCATGTCCGCAACGGGCTCTTTTACATGCAGGTGACGCGTGGCGTCGCGCGGCGCGATCACGTCTTCCCGGCCGTGGGCACGTCGCCGTCGCTCGTCATCACTGCCAAGAGCACCGATCCCAAAATCATCGCCGCCAAGAACGCTAACGGCATCCGGGCGATCACCGTTACCGACAATCGCTGGGACCGCGTCGACATCAAATCCGTCGGCCTGCTGCCGAACGCCATGGCCCGCCAGCAGGCCAAGGAGGCCGGCGCCCAGGAGGCGATCTATGTCGACGGCGACGGCATGGTGAAGGAGGGGGCGGCGACCAATATCTGGATCGTCGATTCCGAGGGAATGCTGGTGACGCGGCCGGCCGAACACGGCATCCTGCGCGGCATTACCCGCACCACGCTGATCGATGTCGCAGCCAAGTTGGGCCTCAAGATCGCTGAGCGAAACTTCTCGGTTTCCGAGATGCTCGCGGCCCGCGAGGTCTTCCTGACCGCAGCCACAAGTATTTGTTTTCCGGTCGTTTCCGTCGATGGCCAGGCAATCGCCAACGGCCATCCCGGCAGTGTTTCGCAGAAAATCCGCGAGGCCTTTTTCGACGTTGCGGAAAAGATTGCGATTTGA
- the hfq gene encoding RNA chaperone Hfq: MAERSQNLQDLFLNTVRKQKISLTIFLINGVKLTGVVTSFDNFCVLLRRDGHSQLVYKHAISTIMPGQPMQMFESEEAAS, encoded by the coding sequence ATGGCGGAACGTTCTCAGAATCTGCAGGACTTATTTCTCAATACTGTTCGCAAGCAAAAGATTTCCCTGACAATCTTTTTGATCAACGGCGTGAAACTCACGGGCGTTGTTACGTCTTTTGACAATTTCTGTGTTCTTCTTCGCCGTGACGGCCATTCGCAGCTCGTGTATAAGCATGCGATCTCGACGATCATGCCGGGCCAGCCCATGCAGATGTTCGAGAGCGAAGAAGCAGCGTCCTAA
- the hflX gene encoding GTPase HflX, with protein MRATVVVPVLKSRSRGGQTESASTRTPESRLEEATGLAQAIDLDVVNGQVVPVNDPRPATLLGTGKIEEIKALLNERDSGLVIVDHPLTPVQQRNLEKEWNAKVIDRTGLILEIFGRRASTKEGTLQVDLAHLNYQKGRLVRSWTHLERQRGGGGFMGGPGETQIEADRRLLQDRIIKLERELEQVVRTRQLHRAKRRKVPHPIVALVGYTNAGKSTLFNRITGAGVLAEDMLFATLDPTLRRMKLPHGRTVILSDTVGFISDLPTHLVAAFRATLEEVLEADLILHVRDMSDADNQAQSSDVMRILNDLGIDEAEAEKRLIEVWNKIDRLEPEVHDAMVQKSSGASNVVAVSAVSGEGVDTLMDEISRRLSGVMTETTIRLPVDKLALLPWLYDHAIVDGREDNEDGSVTLDLRLSETEATELERRIGNGPKPPREDWER; from the coding sequence ATGCGCGCGACTGTCGTCGTGCCGGTCCTGAAGTCGCGCAGTCGCGGCGGCCAGACCGAATCGGCCTCGACCCGCACGCCGGAAAGCCGGCTGGAAGAGGCGACCGGCCTTGCCCAGGCGATCGATCTCGATGTCGTCAACGGCCAGGTCGTGCCGGTGAATGATCCCAGGCCGGCAACGCTGCTCGGCACCGGCAAGATCGAGGAGATCAAGGCGCTGCTCAATGAGCGCGATTCCGGTCTCGTCATCGTCGATCATCCGCTGACACCGGTGCAGCAGCGCAATCTCGAAAAGGAATGGAACGCCAAGGTCATCGACCGGACGGGCCTGATCCTCGAAATCTTCGGCCGCCGCGCCTCCACCAAGGAAGGCACGCTGCAGGTCGATCTCGCCCATCTGAATTACCAGAAGGGCCGGCTGGTCAGAAGCTGGACCCACCTTGAACGCCAGCGCGGCGGCGGCGGCTTCATGGGCGGCCCCGGCGAAACCCAGATCGAAGCCGACCGGCGGCTGCTACAGGACCGCATCATCAAGCTCGAACGCGAGCTGGAGCAGGTCGTGCGCACTCGCCAGTTGCATCGCGCCAAGCGCCGCAAGGTCCCGCACCCGATCGTGGCGCTGGTCGGCTATACCAATGCCGGCAAATCGACGCTGTTCAACCGCATCACCGGCGCCGGCGTGCTGGCCGAAGACATGCTCTTTGCCACGCTCGACCCGACGCTTCGCCGCATGAAGCTGCCGCATGGCCGCACCGTCATTCTGTCCGACACCGTCGGCTTCATCTCCGACCTGCCGACCCATCTGGTCGCCGCCTTCCGCGCAACGCTGGAAGAGGTGCTGGAAGCCGATCTGATCCTGCATGTCCGCGACATGTCCGATGCCGACAACCAGGCGCAGAGCTCCGACGTGATGCGCATCCTGAACGACCTCGGCATCGACGAGGCCGAAGCGGAGAAGCGGCTGATCGAGGTCTGGAACAAGATCGACCGGCTGGAGCCCGAAGTGCACGACGCCATGGTGCAGAAATCATCAGGCGCCAGCAACGTCGTGGCGGTTTCCGCCGTCAGCGGCGAGGGCGTCGACACGCTGATGGACGAGATCAGCCGCCGCCTCTCCGGGGTGATGACCGAAACCACCATCCGCCTTCCCGTCGACAAGCTGGCGCTGCTGCCCTGGCTCTACGACCACGCGATCGTCGATGGTCGCGAGGACAACGAAGACGGCTCGGTCACCCTCGATCTGCGCCTGTCGGAAACCGAAGCCACCGAACTCGAACGCCGCATCGGCAATGGACCGAAGCCGCCGCGTGAGGATTGGGAGCGGTGA
- the mazG gene encoding nucleoside triphosphate pyrophosphohydrolase, with translation MEPSKDISRLIEIMAALRHPETGCPWDIEQNFETIKPYTIEEAYEVSDAIERGDMDDLCDELGDLLLQVVFHARMAEEAGEFSFGDVVNAITTKMIRRHPHVFARSEADTPDAVKIQWDEIKQAEKRERTERRARRGITEDFKGGFLGSVQRSFPALTEALKLQERAAKVGFDWSAPEPILDKIEEEIGELRVALGDGDRAKVSDELGDLIFAVVNIGRHVETDPEQALRGTNTKFRRRFSHIETVLEAKGETLEAASLERMEEIWQAAKAIERAVTAG, from the coding sequence ATGGAACCTTCCAAAGACATTTCACGGCTGATCGAGATCATGGCGGCGCTGCGCCATCCCGAGACGGGCTGCCCCTGGGACATCGAGCAGAACTTCGAAACGATCAAGCCCTATACGATCGAGGAGGCCTATGAGGTCTCCGACGCGATCGAGCGTGGCGATATGGACGATCTCTGCGACGAGCTTGGCGACCTCTTACTGCAGGTGGTCTTTCATGCCCGCATGGCCGAGGAGGCCGGGGAATTCTCCTTCGGCGACGTCGTCAACGCCATCACCACCAAGATGATCCGCCGCCACCCGCATGTTTTTGCCCGCTCGGAAGCCGATACGCCCGATGCGGTGAAGATCCAGTGGGACGAGATCAAGCAGGCCGAGAAACGCGAGCGCACCGAGCGCCGGGCGCGGCGGGGGATCACCGAGGATTTCAAGGGCGGGTTCCTCGGCTCCGTGCAGCGCAGCTTCCCGGCTTTGACGGAAGCGCTGAAGCTGCAGGAACGCGCCGCCAAAGTCGGCTTCGACTGGTCGGCCCCCGAGCCGATCCTCGACAAGATCGAGGAGGAGATCGGCGAATTGCGGGTGGCGCTCGGAGATGGCGACCGCGCAAAGGTCAGCGACGAGCTCGGCGACCTGATCTTCGCGGTCGTCAATATCGGCCGGCATGTGGAGACCGATCCGGAACAGGCGCTGCGCGGAACGAATACGAAATTCCGCCGACGGTTCAGTCATATAGAGACGGTTCTTGAAGCAAAAGGTGAGACGCTGGAGGCAGCCAGCCTGGAGCGGATGGAGGAGATCTGGCAGGCGGCCAAGGCGATCGAGCGGGCTGTGACGGCTGGATAG
- a CDS encoding nucleoside deaminase, whose translation MPDKTIASRLLSVIEDDILPLTEHGVSLGNKVFGAAILRKSDLSLVVAETNNELENPLWHGEVHTLKRFYELGDKPQTKDLIFLSTHEPCTMCMSAITWAGFDNFYYFFSHEDSRDAFAIPHDLKILKEVFGLEPGGYRRQNAFWNSFAIADLVETEEPSLKTALKAQTARIKARYDALSSSYQSSKSANDIPLN comes from the coding sequence ATGCCTGACAAGACCATCGCCTCCCGCCTGCTTTCGGTTATTGAAGACGATATCCTGCCGCTGACCGAGCATGGCGTTTCGCTGGGGAATAAGGTGTTCGGTGCGGCGATCTTGAGGAAATCCGATCTATCGCTCGTCGTCGCCGAGACCAACAACGAGCTCGAGAACCCACTCTGGCACGGCGAGGTGCATACGCTGAAGCGGTTCTACGAGCTTGGCGACAAGCCGCAAACCAAGGATCTGATCTTCCTGTCGACGCACGAACCCTGCACCATGTGCATGTCGGCGATCACTTGGGCGGGCTTCGATAATTTCTACTATTTCTTCAGTCACGAGGATTCTCGCGATGCCTTCGCCATTCCGCACGACCTCAAGATCCTGAAGGAGGTCTTCGGGCTTGAACCGGGCGGTTATCGCAGGCAAAACGCCTTCTGGAACAGTTTTGCCATCGCCGATCTCGTCGAGACCGAAGAGCCTTCCCTGAAAACGGCGCTGAAGGCGCAGACCGCCCGCATCAAGGCGCGCTACGATGCGCTGTCTTCCAGTTACCAGTCATCGAAGAGCGCCAACGATATACCGCTCAACTGA
- the cysG gene encoding siroheme synthase CysG, with protein sequence MPSKTEQLSVFPAFFRVEGQKTAVFGNGDEAFAKVRLLLNTRARIVAYADRPQADYHAFLIANRMETVRAGFSAEQVAGAALVFAATGNEADDREIVDAARAASIPANAVDQPDYCDFFTPALVNRAPVAVAIGTEGAGPVLAQMIRAQIDQLLSPSLGRLAGLATSYRKSVEQLVPRGVSRRVFWRRFFSGPVADAVANGNLPQAQHAADRLLHSMDRVAGHVWLVGAGPGAEDLLTLRAQRVMMEADVIVYDALVPQAIVDMGRRDAERLSVGKRKGCHSKSQEEINELLVDLGRQGKRVVRLKSGDPLVYGRAGEEMAALRAAGITYEVVPGITSAFAAAADFELPLTLRGVASSLVFTTGHDLTGDVLPDWASLAVSGATIAVYMGRTVAASVAERLMQAGIPAETTVAVIENASRAERRLLHGTLADLPDLQHRDELTGPVMVIIGDAVAGANFELSEPLVRANARLEELARS encoded by the coding sequence ATGCCTTCCAAGACTGAACAGCTTTCGGTATTTCCCGCCTTCTTTCGCGTGGAAGGCCAGAAGACGGCTGTCTTCGGCAATGGCGACGAAGCTTTCGCCAAGGTGCGGCTGCTGCTCAACACGCGGGCGCGGATTGTCGCCTATGCCGACCGGCCGCAAGCCGATTACCACGCCTTCCTGATCGCCAATCGCATGGAAACCGTGCGCGCCGGCTTTTCCGCCGAGCAGGTCGCGGGGGCAGCGCTCGTCTTTGCCGCCACCGGCAATGAAGCCGACGACCGCGAGATCGTCGATGCCGCCCGCGCCGCGAGCATCCCGGCCAATGCCGTCGATCAGCCCGATTACTGCGATTTCTTCACGCCGGCGCTGGTCAATCGTGCGCCTGTCGCTGTCGCGATCGGCACCGAAGGGGCGGGACCGGTTCTGGCCCAGATGATCCGCGCGCAGATCGATCAGCTGCTTTCGCCCTCGCTCGGACGGCTTGCCGGTCTGGCGACGAGCTACCGCAAATCAGTCGAGCAACTGGTTCCCCGCGGTGTTTCCCGCCGCGTCTTCTGGCGTCGCTTTTTTTCGGGCCCCGTCGCCGATGCGGTCGCCAACGGCAACCTGCCGCAGGCCCAGCACGCCGCCGACCGGCTGCTGCATTCCATGGATCGGGTCGCCGGCCATGTCTGGCTCGTTGGTGCCGGTCCGGGTGCCGAGGATCTGCTGACGCTGCGCGCCCAGCGCGTGATGATGGAGGCCGACGTCATTGTTTATGACGCTCTCGTGCCGCAAGCGATCGTCGATATGGGCCGCCGCGATGCCGAACGGCTTTCCGTCGGCAAACGTAAGGGCTGTCATTCCAAGTCCCAGGAAGAGATCAACGAGCTGCTCGTCGATCTCGGCCGCCAGGGCAAACGCGTCGTCCGGCTCAAGTCAGGCGATCCGCTGGTCTATGGCCGGGCAGGGGAAGAAATGGCGGCCTTGCGCGCGGCTGGCATCACCTATGAGGTCGTGCCCGGCATCACCTCGGCTTTCGCCGCCGCTGCCGATTTCGAGCTGCCGCTGACGCTGCGCGGCGTTGCCTCCTCCCTGGTCTTCACCACGGGCCATGATCTCACCGGCGACGTTCTGCCCGATTGGGCAAGTCTTGCCGTCTCCGGCGCGACGATCGCCGTCTATATGGGGCGCACGGTTGCCGCCTCCGTCGCCGAGCGGCTGATGCAGGCCGGCATTCCCGCCGAAACCACCGTCGCCGTCATCGAAAATGCCAGCCGCGCCGAGCGCCGCCTGTTGCATGGCACGCTTGCCGATCTGCCCGATCTGCAGCACCGCGATGAGTTGACCGGGCCTGTCATGGTCATTATCGGCGATGCGGTCGCCGGCGCCAATTTCGAACTGTCCGAGCCGCTGGTGCGTGCGAACGCCCGGCTCGAGGAACTTGCAAGGAGCTGA
- a CDS encoding DUF2849 domain-containing protein — MGDKVLTANRLTDGIAVWLDANGKWSTSLQEALVARHNEAVEALEAIGKKSYADNEVVDVAVVDVQETNGILWPLRLRERIRAQGPTMEYAPGYAPADPEFIAV, encoded by the coding sequence ATGGGTGACAAGGTTCTGACGGCCAACCGGCTGACGGACGGCATTGCTGTCTGGCTGGATGCGAACGGGAAATGGTCCACCTCGCTGCAGGAGGCGCTTGTCGCCCGTCATAACGAAGCCGTCGAAGCGCTTGAGGCGATCGGCAAGAAATCCTATGCCGACAACGAGGTCGTTGACGTCGCCGTCGTCGACGTTCAGGAAACCAACGGCATTCTCTGGCCGCTGCGTCTTCGCGAGCGCATCCGCGCTCAGGGCCCGACCATGGAATACGCACCGGGCTACGCTCCCGCCGATCCCGAATTCATTGCAGTCTGA
- a CDS encoding nitrite/sulfite reductase translates to MYRYDEFDHAFVTERVEQFRDQVQRRLAGELAEDAFKPLRLMNGVYLQLHAYMLRIAIPYGTLSARQMRMLAHIARTYDRGYGHFTTRQNLQFNWPKLSDIPDALADLASVEMHALQTSGNCIRNVTADHFAGAAADEVADPRPYAEILRQWSSVHPEFSFLPRKFKIAVTGAERDRAAIQVHDIGLHLKTNDKGEIGFAVYVGGGQGRTPMIAKLIRDFLPEEDLLSYTTAIVRVYNLHGRRDNKYKARIKILVHETGAEELTRQVEAEFAALKNTELKLPAADVEAISSYFALPALPQRAEGWQNLARWKKADAGFARWVQQNVQPHKNPDYGMVTISLKPIGGIPGDATDAQMDAIADLAEEYAFDEIRVSHEQNLILPHVALADLEAVYRGLVAINLAEANAGLITDIIACPGLDYCALANARSIPLAQEISRRFGAAERQAEIGELKIKISGCINACGHHHVGHIGLLGVEKKGAELYQITLGGSGDEHTSIGEIIGRGFEPDRVTDAIETIVDTYLGLRFDQSETFLAAYRRVGPQPFKTALYGSAAEAA, encoded by the coding sequence ATGTACCGTTACGACGAATTTGACCATGCTTTTGTCACCGAGCGCGTCGAGCAGTTTCGCGATCAGGTTCAGCGCCGCCTTGCCGGCGAGCTGGCCGAGGATGCATTCAAGCCGCTGCGCCTGATGAACGGCGTCTACCTGCAGCTCCATGCCTATATGCTGCGTATCGCCATTCCCTATGGAACGCTGAGTGCGCGCCAGATGCGCATGCTTGCCCATATCGCCCGCACCTATGATCGCGGTTACGGTCACTTCACCACGCGCCAGAACCTGCAGTTCAACTGGCCGAAACTGTCTGACATTCCCGATGCGCTTGCCGACCTCGCAAGCGTCGAGATGCATGCGCTGCAAACTTCGGGCAACTGCATCAGAAACGTGACGGCTGATCATTTTGCGGGTGCAGCCGCCGACGAAGTCGCTGATCCCAGACCCTATGCCGAAATCCTGCGCCAGTGGTCGTCGGTTCACCCGGAATTCTCCTTCCTGCCGCGCAAGTTCAAGATCGCCGTGACCGGCGCCGAGCGCGACCGCGCTGCGATCCAGGTCCATGATATCGGCCTGCACCTGAAGACGAACGACAAGGGCGAGATCGGTTTTGCCGTCTATGTCGGCGGCGGTCAGGGCCGTACGCCGATGATCGCCAAGCTGATCCGCGACTTCCTGCCCGAGGAAGACCTGCTTTCATACACCACCGCAATCGTGCGCGTGTACAATCTGCACGGCCGCCGCGACAACAAGTACAAGGCGCGCATCAAGATCCTCGTGCACGAAACCGGCGCCGAGGAACTGACGCGCCAGGTGGAAGCCGAATTTGCTGCGCTGAAGAATACCGAACTCAAGCTGCCGGCCGCCGATGTCGAGGCGATCTCTTCCTATTTCGCGCTGCCGGCTCTGCCTCAGCGCGCCGAGGGCTGGCAAAACCTCGCCCGCTGGAAGAAGGCCGATGCCGGCTTCGCCCGCTGGGTGCAGCAGAACGTGCAACCGCACAAGAACCCCGATTACGGCATGGTGACGATCTCGCTGAAGCCGATCGGCGGCATTCCGGGCGACGCCACCGATGCGCAGATGGATGCGATCGCCGATCTCGCCGAAGAATATGCCTTCGACGAAATCCGCGTCAGCCATGAGCAGAACCTGATCCTGCCGCATGTGGCGCTGGCCGATCTCGAAGCGGTCTATCGCGGCCTCGTCGCTATCAATCTGGCCGAAGCGAATGCCGGCCTGATCACCGATATCATTGCCTGTCCGGGGCTGGATTATTGCGCGCTCGCCAATGCGCGCTCCATTCCGTTGGCGCAGGAAATCTCCCGCCGCTTCGGCGCTGCCGAACGCCAGGCCGAGATCGGCGAGCTGAAGATCAAGATCTCCGGCTGCATCAATGCCTGCGGTCACCACCATGTCGGCCATATCGGCCTGCTCGGTGTGGAGAAGAAGGGCGCCGAACTCTACCAGATCACCCTCGGCGGTTCCGGCGACGAACATACCTCAATCGGCGAGATCATCGGCCGCGGCTTCGAGCCGGACCGGGTGACGGATGCGATCGAGACGATCGTCGACACCTATCTCGGCCTGCGCTTCGATCAATCCGAAACCTTCCTTGCCGCCTATCGCCGTGTCGGACCGCAGCCTTTCAAGACCGCGCTCTACGGCTCGGCTGCCGAAGCGGCATAA
- a CDS encoding DUF934 domain-containing protein codes for MTKIWRETGFVENDPWVIETDEVKATGAQKPLLSLDELIAKADGSNDVGLGVLIKPADDVRRLEPYLDRLEIVAVAFPAFNDGRAFSHASLLRQRLGYANELRAVGDVLIDQVPLMLRVGIDSFSVTNATALKRLAENRLPAIPHHYQPAVRDAEAGKGYSWRRQAKPAA; via the coding sequence ATGACCAAGATCTGGAGAGAAACCGGTTTTGTCGAAAACGATCCCTGGGTGATCGAGACGGACGAGGTGAAGGCGACCGGCGCGCAGAAGCCGCTGCTCAGCCTCGACGAACTGATCGCCAAGGCCGATGGAAGCAACGATGTCGGCCTCGGCGTGCTGATCAAGCCGGCCGATGACGTGCGCCGGCTGGAGCCTTATCTCGATCGCCTTGAAATCGTTGCTGTCGCCTTTCCGGCCTTCAACGACGGCCGCGCCTTCAGCCATGCCTCGCTGCTGCGCCAGCGCCTGGGTTATGCCAATGAGCTGCGCGCGGTCGGCGACGTGCTGATCGATCAAGTGCCGCTGATGCTGCGTGTCGGCATCGACAGCTTTTCCGTGACCAACGCCACGGCGCTGAAGCGGCTGGCGGAAAACCGTCTTCCGGCGATTCCGCATCATTATCAGCCGGCGGTGCGTGACGCCGAAGCCGGCAAGGGCTATAGTTGGCGCCGTCAGGCGAAGCCGGCCGCATAA